One segment of Megachile rotundata isolate GNS110a chromosome 4, iyMegRotu1, whole genome shotgun sequence DNA contains the following:
- the IA-2 gene encoding tyrosine phosphatase IA-2 isoform X1 — translation MLRTRTIKLDVVGASRSAVIYIRGQLKGTSMGRTRWWRGGLELLMLFILHHVILGDGDVGCLFSKNLCDPRTETCYNDLAFGRCLPVYTDLTEDDYYQYNFDINELEQLRLQLERLQADGYKWSHPYTQCIMQTSLYNLHHGESYDLRLCQHLKTRTRFESKNNIEQVPAIAIVKFTPNHGGSNSQFANELYYPPGTQMQYVPDSLYTDQLSEQSYREQPREPASQFYKPEYDPNSYNEYQTLTRENYEDQESNSLNKPLTFDGINERLYRTRRQPYNLRDYSNMESIKSVLENDNEPLKEFTKSPNPNTVDDLTSDELEFLINEKSSDDYPTVLKSTNEYEKTFSRKYKPRKFVELPDDSELMFDNVKRNSKNDDYVNDDYDDINVDSESSHGDASSRENVMYTEGGLMQAKDKSNDDSDENGYDNLFDDDDLNELWRRELAGFKRRERLDVKKPGPPFSTNNYAFKIPSTSGLENENRSDSSETELDNEVIFSPFVKKEVGAGHQSESLKSYNNVDLDHVYMVFQQPIHTWSEGEHVVKEVEKLLELRPGVLKDIRVGRAEVTFKVAKNNKNYNATDVLNNIGHIRGKLQETLGVVVIRAGIGDKTKLPATLEVARESQMSSGALGAIVVAGVAFAAVAAAVTLVFARRHAKFRAKLTGLATLDPEASKDYQDLCRARMQAKQPTDKPESPRITSLSRESESNNLPSNRSSTSSWGDEPALSNMDISTGQMVLSYMEDHLKNKDRLDQEWAALCAYEVDPSSTEIAKSEENLKCNRPGAALPYDHSRVILNDFANANNSDYINASTITDHDPRNPAYIATQGPLPHTTADFWQLVWEQGSVVIVMLTRLTEEGIAMCHRYWPREGSELYHIYEVHLVSEHVWCDDYLVRSFYLKNLRTGETRTVTQFHFTSWPENNVPHSIKALLEFRRKINKSYKGRSCPIVVHCSDGAGRTGTYCLIDMVLNRMMKGAKEIDIAATLEHIRDQRPDMVATKQQFKFVLMAVAEEVHATLKALPVPPAEKSSLLVSTSSTKEG, via the exons ATGCTTCGAACCCGGACTATAAAGTTAGACGTCGTCGGTGCTTCGAGAAGTGCTGTAATATACATACGTGGACAATTGAAAG GAACATCTATGGGCCGTACACGGTGGTGGAGAGGAGGTTTGGAGCTGTTGATGCTCTTCATCCTCCATCACGTAATTCTGGGTGATGGCGACGTCG GATGTCTGTTCAGCAAGAACCTCTGCGATCCTCGAACGGAAACATGCTACAATG ACTTGGCATTCGGTAGATGTTTACCTGTGTATACCGATTTAACCGAGGATGACTATTATCA ATATAACTTTGACATCAACGAACTGGAACAATTGAGACTGCAACTAGAGAGGCTGCAAGCAGATGGCTATAAATGGTCACATCCTTACACGCAATGTATTATGCAAACGTCGTTGTATAATTTACATCATGG GGAGAGCTATGATCTTCGACTCTGTCAGCACTTGAAAACACGTACACGttttgaaagtaaaaataaCATTGAACAG GTACCTGCAATAGCTATAGTAAAATTCACACCCAATCATGGCGGATCCAACAGCCAGTTTGCCAATGAGTTGTATTACCCCCCTGGAACACAAATGCAATACGTTCCTGATTCTTTATACACTGATCAGCTCTCtgaacaatcatacagggaACAACCTAGAGAGCCAGCTTCTCAGTTCTACAAACCAGAATACGATCCCAATTCCTACAATGAATATCAGACTCTGACCAGAGAAAATTACGAAGATCAGGAAAGTAATTCGCTTAATAAACCCTTGACCTTTGACGGAATTAACGAGAGGCTCTACAGGACCAGACGACAACCGTACAATCTACGGGATTACAGTAACATGGAGTCTATCAAAAGTGTTTTGGAGAATGATAATGAACCACTGAAAGAATTTACTAAGAGCCCAAATCCGAACACGGTCGACGATCTAACATCTGACGAGTTAGAGTTCTTGATAAATGAAAAGTCCTCTGATGATTATCCTACAGTTCTAAAGAGCACAAACGAGTACGAGAAAACGTTTTCAAGAAAGTACAAACCGAGAAAGTTTGTTGAGCTTCCAGACGATAGTGAACTTATGTTTGATAATGTAAAACGTAATTCAAAGAATGATGACTATGTGAACGATGATTATGACGATATTAACGTTGACAGTGAGTCGAGTCATGGGGATGCTTCCTCAAGGGAAAATGTGATGTATACTGAAGGAGGTCTTATGCAAGCTAAGGATAAATCCAACGATGATTCAGatg AGAACGGTTACGACAACTTATTCGACGATGACGACTTGAACGAACTCTGGAGACGTGAACTGGCTGGTTTCAAACGCCGAGAACGGCTGGATGTTAAGAAACCAGGACCTCCATTCTCGACGAATAACTACGCATTTAAAATACCATCCACATCTG GTTTGGAGAACGAAAACCGGTCCGACTCGTCCGAAACCGAGCTAGAC aATGAAGTAATATTCTCTCCGTTTGTAAAAAAAGAAGTTGGAGCTGGACATCAGTCAGAGagtttaaaatcatacaacaatgTTGATTTAGATCACGTTTACATGGTGTTTCAGCAACCGATTCATACGTGGTCAGAAGGAGAACACGTGGTCAAAGAG GTAGAAAAATTACTGGAGCTAAGACCCGGAGTACTGAAAGACATTCGGGTGGGTCGAGCAGAAGTAACATTTAAAGTcgctaaaaataataagaattataacGCTACCGATGTCCTTAATAATATCG GTCATATACGTGGAAAATTACAAGAGACATTGGGTGTTGTGGTGATTCGTGCAGGCATAGGTGACAAG ACAAAGCTACCTGCCACCCTAGAAGTTGCCAGAGAATCTCAGATGTCGTCAGGCGCGCTCGGAGCGATAGTAGTTGCAGGAGTTGCGTTTGCTGCAGTGGCTGCAGCAGTAACTTTGGTATTCGCTCGTCGTCACGCTAAATTCCGGGCTAAACTGACAGGATTGGCTACACTTGATCCAGAAGCTTCAAAGGATTATCAGGATCTATGTAGAGCCAGAATGCAAGCGAAACAGCCAACAGACAAACCGGAATCTCCGCGTATCACCAGCTTGAGTCGTGAAAGTGAATCTAATAATTTGCCTTCGAATCGTTCAAGCACCTCATCTTGGGGAGACGAACCTGCTCTCTCGAATATGGACATATCAACAGGACAGATGGTCTTA AGTTACATGGAggatcatttaaaaaataaagaccGATTAGATCAAGAATGGGCAGCGTTATGCGCGTACGAGGTAGATCCGTCATCCACAGAAATTGCAAAGAGCGAAGAGAATTTGAAATGCAATCGTCCCGGCGCGGCACTTCCTTACGATCATTCCAGGGTGATATTGAATGATTTCGCTAATGCCAATAACTCCGACTATATTAACGCCTCGACGATC ACGGATCATGATCCTCGGAATCCAGCTTACATTGCTACACAAGGACCATTGCCTCACACAACGGCGGATTTCTGGCAACTCGTTTGGGAACAAGGTAGCGTTGTAATTGTAATGCTAACCAGACTCACCGAAGAGGGTATCGCTATGTGTCACCGTTACTGGCCACGAGAAGGATCAGAATTATATCACATTTACGAGGTGCACCTTGTCTCTGAACACGTCTGGTGCGACGATTACTTGGTTCGCTCCTTCTACTTGAAGAATCTTCGTACCGGTGAAACCAGGACTGTAACGCAATTCCATTTCACGTCTTGGCCTGAAAATAATGTGCCACATTCCATTAAGGCTCTTTTGGAATTCCGCAg aAAAATCAATAAGTCGTACAAAGGCAGATCATGTCCTATAGTAGTACATTGCAG CGATGGTGCTGGCCGTACCGGTACTTATTGTTTAATCGACATGGTTTTGAATCGTATGATGAAAGGAGCCAAGGAAATCGACATAGCAGCTACACTAGAACACATACGAGATCAAAGGCCTGACATGGTTGCAACTAAGCAACAATTTAAATTTGTCCTGATGGCCGTAGCAGAAGAAGTACATGCAACTCTTAAAGCTTTACCTGTACCCCCCGCGGAAAAATCTTCTCTTCTAGTAAGCACTTCTTCCACGAAAGAAGGCTAG
- the IA-2 gene encoding tyrosine phosphatase IA-2 isoform X2, giving the protein MGRTRWWRGGLELLMLFILHHVILGDGDVGCLFSKNLCDPRTETCYNDLAFGRCLPVYTDLTEDDYYQYNFDINELEQLRLQLERLQADGYKWSHPYTQCIMQTSLYNLHHGESYDLRLCQHLKTRTRFESKNNIEQVPAIAIVKFTPNHGGSNSQFANELYYPPGTQMQYVPDSLYTDQLSEQSYREQPREPASQFYKPEYDPNSYNEYQTLTRENYEDQESNSLNKPLTFDGINERLYRTRRQPYNLRDYSNMESIKSVLENDNEPLKEFTKSPNPNTVDDLTSDELEFLINEKSSDDYPTVLKSTNEYEKTFSRKYKPRKFVELPDDSELMFDNVKRNSKNDDYVNDDYDDINVDSESSHGDASSRENVMYTEGGLMQAKDKSNDDSDENGYDNLFDDDDLNELWRRELAGFKRRERLDVKKPGPPFSTNNYAFKIPSTSGLENENRSDSSETELDNEVIFSPFVKKEVGAGHQSESLKSYNNVDLDHVYMVFQQPIHTWSEGEHVVKEVEKLLELRPGVLKDIRVGRAEVTFKVAKNNKNYNATDVLNNIGHIRGKLQETLGVVVIRAGIGDKTKLPATLEVARESQMSSGALGAIVVAGVAFAAVAAAVTLVFARRHAKFRAKLTGLATLDPEASKDYQDLCRARMQAKQPTDKPESPRITSLSRESESNNLPSNRSSTSSWGDEPALSNMDISTGQMVLSYMEDHLKNKDRLDQEWAALCAYEVDPSSTEIAKSEENLKCNRPGAALPYDHSRVILNDFANANNSDYINASTITDHDPRNPAYIATQGPLPHTTADFWQLVWEQGSVVIVMLTRLTEEGIAMCHRYWPREGSELYHIYEVHLVSEHVWCDDYLVRSFYLKNLRTGETRTVTQFHFTSWPENNVPHSIKALLEFRRKINKSYKGRSCPIVVHCSDGAGRTGTYCLIDMVLNRMMKGAKEIDIAATLEHIRDQRPDMVATKQQFKFVLMAVAEEVHATLKALPVPPAEKSSLLVSTSSTKEG; this is encoded by the exons ATGGGCCGTACACGGTGGTGGAGAGGAGGTTTGGAGCTGTTGATGCTCTTCATCCTCCATCACGTAATTCTGGGTGATGGCGACGTCG GATGTCTGTTCAGCAAGAACCTCTGCGATCCTCGAACGGAAACATGCTACAATG ACTTGGCATTCGGTAGATGTTTACCTGTGTATACCGATTTAACCGAGGATGACTATTATCA ATATAACTTTGACATCAACGAACTGGAACAATTGAGACTGCAACTAGAGAGGCTGCAAGCAGATGGCTATAAATGGTCACATCCTTACACGCAATGTATTATGCAAACGTCGTTGTATAATTTACATCATGG GGAGAGCTATGATCTTCGACTCTGTCAGCACTTGAAAACACGTACACGttttgaaagtaaaaataaCATTGAACAG GTACCTGCAATAGCTATAGTAAAATTCACACCCAATCATGGCGGATCCAACAGCCAGTTTGCCAATGAGTTGTATTACCCCCCTGGAACACAAATGCAATACGTTCCTGATTCTTTATACACTGATCAGCTCTCtgaacaatcatacagggaACAACCTAGAGAGCCAGCTTCTCAGTTCTACAAACCAGAATACGATCCCAATTCCTACAATGAATATCAGACTCTGACCAGAGAAAATTACGAAGATCAGGAAAGTAATTCGCTTAATAAACCCTTGACCTTTGACGGAATTAACGAGAGGCTCTACAGGACCAGACGACAACCGTACAATCTACGGGATTACAGTAACATGGAGTCTATCAAAAGTGTTTTGGAGAATGATAATGAACCACTGAAAGAATTTACTAAGAGCCCAAATCCGAACACGGTCGACGATCTAACATCTGACGAGTTAGAGTTCTTGATAAATGAAAAGTCCTCTGATGATTATCCTACAGTTCTAAAGAGCACAAACGAGTACGAGAAAACGTTTTCAAGAAAGTACAAACCGAGAAAGTTTGTTGAGCTTCCAGACGATAGTGAACTTATGTTTGATAATGTAAAACGTAATTCAAAGAATGATGACTATGTGAACGATGATTATGACGATATTAACGTTGACAGTGAGTCGAGTCATGGGGATGCTTCCTCAAGGGAAAATGTGATGTATACTGAAGGAGGTCTTATGCAAGCTAAGGATAAATCCAACGATGATTCAGatg AGAACGGTTACGACAACTTATTCGACGATGACGACTTGAACGAACTCTGGAGACGTGAACTGGCTGGTTTCAAACGCCGAGAACGGCTGGATGTTAAGAAACCAGGACCTCCATTCTCGACGAATAACTACGCATTTAAAATACCATCCACATCTG GTTTGGAGAACGAAAACCGGTCCGACTCGTCCGAAACCGAGCTAGAC aATGAAGTAATATTCTCTCCGTTTGTAAAAAAAGAAGTTGGAGCTGGACATCAGTCAGAGagtttaaaatcatacaacaatgTTGATTTAGATCACGTTTACATGGTGTTTCAGCAACCGATTCATACGTGGTCAGAAGGAGAACACGTGGTCAAAGAG GTAGAAAAATTACTGGAGCTAAGACCCGGAGTACTGAAAGACATTCGGGTGGGTCGAGCAGAAGTAACATTTAAAGTcgctaaaaataataagaattataacGCTACCGATGTCCTTAATAATATCG GTCATATACGTGGAAAATTACAAGAGACATTGGGTGTTGTGGTGATTCGTGCAGGCATAGGTGACAAG ACAAAGCTACCTGCCACCCTAGAAGTTGCCAGAGAATCTCAGATGTCGTCAGGCGCGCTCGGAGCGATAGTAGTTGCAGGAGTTGCGTTTGCTGCAGTGGCTGCAGCAGTAACTTTGGTATTCGCTCGTCGTCACGCTAAATTCCGGGCTAAACTGACAGGATTGGCTACACTTGATCCAGAAGCTTCAAAGGATTATCAGGATCTATGTAGAGCCAGAATGCAAGCGAAACAGCCAACAGACAAACCGGAATCTCCGCGTATCACCAGCTTGAGTCGTGAAAGTGAATCTAATAATTTGCCTTCGAATCGTTCAAGCACCTCATCTTGGGGAGACGAACCTGCTCTCTCGAATATGGACATATCAACAGGACAGATGGTCTTA AGTTACATGGAggatcatttaaaaaataaagaccGATTAGATCAAGAATGGGCAGCGTTATGCGCGTACGAGGTAGATCCGTCATCCACAGAAATTGCAAAGAGCGAAGAGAATTTGAAATGCAATCGTCCCGGCGCGGCACTTCCTTACGATCATTCCAGGGTGATATTGAATGATTTCGCTAATGCCAATAACTCCGACTATATTAACGCCTCGACGATC ACGGATCATGATCCTCGGAATCCAGCTTACATTGCTACACAAGGACCATTGCCTCACACAACGGCGGATTTCTGGCAACTCGTTTGGGAACAAGGTAGCGTTGTAATTGTAATGCTAACCAGACTCACCGAAGAGGGTATCGCTATGTGTCACCGTTACTGGCCACGAGAAGGATCAGAATTATATCACATTTACGAGGTGCACCTTGTCTCTGAACACGTCTGGTGCGACGATTACTTGGTTCGCTCCTTCTACTTGAAGAATCTTCGTACCGGTGAAACCAGGACTGTAACGCAATTCCATTTCACGTCTTGGCCTGAAAATAATGTGCCACATTCCATTAAGGCTCTTTTGGAATTCCGCAg aAAAATCAATAAGTCGTACAAAGGCAGATCATGTCCTATAGTAGTACATTGCAG CGATGGTGCTGGCCGTACCGGTACTTATTGTTTAATCGACATGGTTTTGAATCGTATGATGAAAGGAGCCAAGGAAATCGACATAGCAGCTACACTAGAACACATACGAGATCAAAGGCCTGACATGGTTGCAACTAAGCAACAATTTAAATTTGTCCTGATGGCCGTAGCAGAAGAAGTACATGCAACTCTTAAAGCTTTACCTGTACCCCCCGCGGAAAAATCTTCTCTTCTAGTAAGCACTTCTTCCACGAAAGAAGGCTAG
- the LOC100876052 gene encoding uncharacterized protein LOC100876052 isoform X2 → MAMSAVLQFDCSVDNEIARNATKSFAGMLEKAFEQYKKLWNEYLKLRKYCEDSNLKIPFQLDDYNNKDVNTLSEECGCSIESPDVSQILPESIKIPISVCPSVPITCSSGIVSDLDDNSVSRQTNQDKLQSSPILIKKRCKSKNNNNIFSHSSSNESNENLAQQCVPIKEDLSDLANSSQQDELFVEPKQDECSLFSPTEIQCTPVAKVSRKLGVSKQYNVDTTLLKSGKKVKQSKLVFLPCEQSDNRSTYTLLTPEKSKKNESKNRNKSVDEEIIQVSPNKHTESNLRIKNLKIKRKTPIKVIQKGAKDSSILSRNNPDKSNDVKSPLKEKNQLSLTQNFLSTCSFKQENELPSIKKMKTFSFQNDEKTKSKCDIRSPLSVVDKLEHMHFVNDENLSTTITNSEELESIQNINQIKKEYLQPIDEKVHINSSTCDDETFCMLGEKLKEAPAVCNIDKSQITKENIFNNKSQTPSPVRRSLLTSFDTNRKRKNAEVNQPSKKKADRAKMSGVSCWECQRYYANLGLSEEEIKLRQNQCSRHRTNEKKREDTPEDSSLCIKI, encoded by the exons ATGGCTATGTCAGCTGTTCTGCAATTTGATTGTTCTGTAGACAATGAAATCGCGCGAAATGCTACGAAAAGTTTTGCAGGAATGCTTGAAAAAGCATTCGAGCAATATAAAA aATTAtggaatgaatatttaaaactgAGAAAGTATTGTGAAGATTCTAATTTAAAGATTCCATTTCAGTTagatgattataataataaagatgT caATACATTATCAGAGGAATGTGGATGTTCCATAGAATCACCTGATGTAAGTCAGATATTGcctgaaagtataaaaataccCATATCAGTATGCCCAAGTGTTCCTATTACATGTAGCTCTGGTATTGTTTCTGACTTGGATGACAATTCTGTAAGCAGGCAAACAAACCAAGACAAGTTACAGAGTAGTCCAATACTTATAAAAAAACGTTGTAAatctaaaaacaataataatatattcagtcatTCTTCTTCAAATGAGTCCAACGAAAATCTAGCACAACAATGTGTTCCAATAAAAGAAGATCTTTCTGATTTAGCAAATAGTTCTCAACAGGATGAACTATTTGTGGAACCAAAACAAGATGAATGTTCATTATTTTCACCTACTGAAATACAATGTACACCTGTGGCTAAAGTGTCACGAAAATTAGGAGTTAGTAAACAATATAATGTTGATACTACATTATTGAAAAGTGGGAAAAAAGTTAAACAGTCAAAACTTGTATTCCTTCCATGCGAACAATCAGACAACAGATCAACATACACATTGTTGACACcagaaaaaagtaaaaagaacGAATCAAAAAATCGAAATAAATCAGTAGATGaagaaataatacaagttagccCTAATAAACATACTGAATCAAAtctaagaataaaaaatttgaaaatcaagagAAAAACTCCTATTAAAGTTATTCAGAAAGGTGCAAAAGATTCAAGTATTCTTAGTAGAAATAATCCTGACAAAAGTAATGATGTCAAATCTcctttaaaagaaaaaaatcaaTTGAGTCTCACTCAGAATTTTCTATCAACATGTTCATTTAAACAAGAAAATGAATTaccttcaattaaaaaaatgaaaacgttTAGTTTTCAAAATGATGAGAAAACTAAAAGTAAGTGTGATATAAGATCTCCTTTATCTGTGGTAGATAAATTAGAACATATGCATTTCGTAAATGATGAAAATTTATCAACTACAATAACAAACAGTGAAGAATTGGaaagtatacaaaatattaatcagataaaaaaagaatatttacaGCCAATTGATGAAAAAGTTCACATTAATTCTTCAACATGTGATGACGAAACATTTTGTATGTTAggggaaaaattgaaagaagcaCCTGCTGTTTGTAATATAGATAAATCACAGATTactaaagaaaatatatttaataacaaatcaCAAACACCTTCCCCTGTAAGAAGGAGTCTTCTGACTAGTTTTGATAC AAATCGCAAGAGAAAGAATGCAGAAGTCAATCAACCTTCCAAGAAAAAAGCAGACAGAGCAAAGATGTCTGGTGTTTCTTGTTGGGAATGTCAAAGG tattatgCTAACCTTGGACTTTCTGAAGAAGAAATAAAACTAAGACAGAATCAGTGTTCTCGACATAGAACTaatgaaaagaaaagagaagatACACCAGAAG ATTCTTCCCtttgcataaaaatatag
- the LOC100876052 gene encoding uncharacterized protein LOC100876052 isoform X1 has protein sequence MAMSAVLQFDCSVDNEIARNATKSFAGMLEKAFEQYKKLWNEYLKLRKYCEDSNLKIPFQLDDYNNKDVNTLSEECGCSIESPDVSQILPESIKIPISVCPSVPITCSSGIVSDLDDNSVSRQTNQDKLQSSPILIKKRCKSKNNNNIFSHSSSNESNENLAQQCVPIKEDLSDLANSSQQDELFVEPKQDECSLFSPTEIQCTPVAKVSRKLGVSKQYNVDTTLLKSGKKVKQSKLVFLPCEQSDNRSTYTLLTPEKSKKNESKNRNKSVDEEIIQVSPNKHTESNLRIKNLKIKRKTPIKVIQKGAKDSSILSRNNPDKSNDVKSPLKEKNQLSLTQNFLSTCSFKQENELPSIKKMKTFSFQNDEKTKSKCDIRSPLSVVDKLEHMHFVNDENLSTTITNSEELESIQNINQIKKEYLQPIDEKVHINSSTCDDETFCMLGEKLKEAPAVCNIDKSQITKENIFNNKSQTPSPVRRSLLTSFDTNRKRKNAEVNQPSKKKADRAKMSGVSCWECQRYYANLGLSEEEIKLRQNQCSRHRTNEKKREDTPEGFWNPLFSGTYTSTLQDD, from the exons ATGGCTATGTCAGCTGTTCTGCAATTTGATTGTTCTGTAGACAATGAAATCGCGCGAAATGCTACGAAAAGTTTTGCAGGAATGCTTGAAAAAGCATTCGAGCAATATAAAA aATTAtggaatgaatatttaaaactgAGAAAGTATTGTGAAGATTCTAATTTAAAGATTCCATTTCAGTTagatgattataataataaagatgT caATACATTATCAGAGGAATGTGGATGTTCCATAGAATCACCTGATGTAAGTCAGATATTGcctgaaagtataaaaataccCATATCAGTATGCCCAAGTGTTCCTATTACATGTAGCTCTGGTATTGTTTCTGACTTGGATGACAATTCTGTAAGCAGGCAAACAAACCAAGACAAGTTACAGAGTAGTCCAATACTTATAAAAAAACGTTGTAAatctaaaaacaataataatatattcagtcatTCTTCTTCAAATGAGTCCAACGAAAATCTAGCACAACAATGTGTTCCAATAAAAGAAGATCTTTCTGATTTAGCAAATAGTTCTCAACAGGATGAACTATTTGTGGAACCAAAACAAGATGAATGTTCATTATTTTCACCTACTGAAATACAATGTACACCTGTGGCTAAAGTGTCACGAAAATTAGGAGTTAGTAAACAATATAATGTTGATACTACATTATTGAAAAGTGGGAAAAAAGTTAAACAGTCAAAACTTGTATTCCTTCCATGCGAACAATCAGACAACAGATCAACATACACATTGTTGACACcagaaaaaagtaaaaagaacGAATCAAAAAATCGAAATAAATCAGTAGATGaagaaataatacaagttagccCTAATAAACATACTGAATCAAAtctaagaataaaaaatttgaaaatcaagagAAAAACTCCTATTAAAGTTATTCAGAAAGGTGCAAAAGATTCAAGTATTCTTAGTAGAAATAATCCTGACAAAAGTAATGATGTCAAATCTcctttaaaagaaaaaaatcaaTTGAGTCTCACTCAGAATTTTCTATCAACATGTTCATTTAAACAAGAAAATGAATTaccttcaattaaaaaaatgaaaacgttTAGTTTTCAAAATGATGAGAAAACTAAAAGTAAGTGTGATATAAGATCTCCTTTATCTGTGGTAGATAAATTAGAACATATGCATTTCGTAAATGATGAAAATTTATCAACTACAATAACAAACAGTGAAGAATTGGaaagtatacaaaatattaatcagataaaaaaagaatatttacaGCCAATTGATGAAAAAGTTCACATTAATTCTTCAACATGTGATGACGAAACATTTTGTATGTTAggggaaaaattgaaagaagcaCCTGCTGTTTGTAATATAGATAAATCACAGATTactaaagaaaatatatttaataacaaatcaCAAACACCTTCCCCTGTAAGAAGGAGTCTTCTGACTAGTTTTGATAC AAATCGCAAGAGAAAGAATGCAGAAGTCAATCAACCTTCCAAGAAAAAAGCAGACAGAGCAAAGATGTCTGGTGTTTCTTGTTGGGAATGTCAAAGG tattatgCTAACCTTGGACTTTCTGAAGAAGAAATAAAACTAAGACAGAATCAGTGTTCTCGACATAGAACTaatgaaaagaaaagagaagatACACCAGAAG gATTTTGGAATCCTTTATTTTCTGGTACATATACATCTACTTTGCAAGATGATTAA